A genomic segment from Glycine max cultivar Williams 82 chromosome 1, Glycine_max_v4.0, whole genome shotgun sequence encodes:
- the LOC100499919 gene encoding ATPase activator domain-containing protein, whose product MESGALVSSEKEGQQGASYTYWVRKITEDAAPLPVPRKLNPEDVPPCHSQSQSRSATLGSAWNRAGTWEEKSLNNWATPRIKELLISLGSIQFSFGRAEVEDVTKCVGDAFMVIVRNKKRVGYTYELSLKVKGEWIIQGEKKFVGGHIDVPEFSFGELDELQVEVRLSEARDILHQDKTQICNDLKLFLQPVREKLLQFEQELKDR is encoded by the exons ATGGAGTCTGGAGCCCTAGTGTCGTCCGAGAAAGAAGGGCAGCAAGGAGCCTCGTATACGTACTGGGTTAGGAAAATAACGGAAGATGCAGCGCCTTTGCCTGTGCCTCGTAAGCTCAACCCAGAAGATGTTCCCCCTTGTCATTCTCAATCTCAATCTCGGTCTGCCACGCTTGGCTCAGCTTGGAATCGC GCTGGGACATGGGAGGAGAAAAGTCTAAACAATTGGGCAACTCCGAGAATTAAG GAGTTGCTTATCTCATTAGGCTCCATACAGTTCTCCTTTGGCAGAGCAGAAGTAGAAGATGTAACAAAATGTGTTGGCGAT GCATTCATGGTGATAGTTCGGAACAAGAAACGTGTTGGTTACACATATGAGTTGAGCTTAAAAGTCAAAG GGGAATGGATCATACAAGGAGAGAAGAAGTTCGTTGGGGGTCATATAGATGTCCCAGAATTCTCATTTGGTGAACTAGATGAATTGCAG gTTGAAGTGAGACTGAGTGAAGCAAGGGATATCTTGCATCAAGACAAGACACAGATTTGCAACGACTTGAAGCTATTTTTACAGCCTGTTCGGGAAAAGTTGCTTCAATTTGAACAGGAACTcaaagatagatag